From a region of the Zingiber officinale cultivar Zhangliang chromosome 4B, Zo_v1.1, whole genome shotgun sequence genome:
- the LOC121976614 gene encoding uncharacterized protein LOC121976614: MLEKIGLPAKPSMRGGSWVVDASHCQGCSSQFTFINRKHHCRRCGGIFCNNCTQQRMILRGQGDAPVRICDPCKKIEEAARFELRYGNKKRTSKVNTKQALHEDEILSQILGTDGKQQSQHEVDHVASLVLESVSGSSSFSSVGEISAASGKEADILRTASVDVHNHSTLDVSLGNPEELRQKAVEEKKRHKILKAEGKSEEALQAFKRGKELERQAGALEIAQRKNRRMASRAIHAVGIQKIDGHEESAAAPKLSSRRGRDAKDDLTLELRELGWSDADVRESDKKSAKLSLEGELSNILAETIQRPSQGSKIGGGVDRSEVIALKKKALLLKREGKLAEAKEELKKAKILEKQIEEQELLGGAGDSDDELYALINSMDDDKQEELEIGHAPRVEFGLNTFLSDDLPNDGNFQVTEDDMHDPEMAAALKSFGWSEEEEEPLAGQGEKSVAFDIQSMQNQVLTLKREALNQKRAGNVSEAMELLKKAKLLEKDLESLQPSSAKLSSELKLESASPHVDAAAIQSVEKQNVDETLTSPFKPPPKSKIMIQKELLALKKAALSLRREGRMDEADETLKKGKFLEKQLEEMESAPKKLVEETTKGNIFEQQENLEIDPRRAVHKVGGKNMLDFTPLHEGDDRSLDLREELFENDVTEQDMHDPAMLSLLKNLGWSEDDNSESASMMNTTTKNMSKTNNAPLVSHPKPKRSKADIQRELLAIKRKSLALRRQGKTEEAEEELEKAKALESQISEMEVPTNANFMTVDSDGSGVLIPQKISSREQASGDEQISFGSLVPSSTSKRISKDGSVQVVNDSDIDFAGSQTQTSIEKLSLTFDESPVRTHLHQSQQTKDMLQLLSNKGDETLHSLLGHPVKSNDTDVKVSPVKSDSEGVFKEKISNEESDSILISSFRSQEQKLAHGVDALKDEILSRKRKAVALKREGKLVEAREELRQAKLLEKNLEDSQQSISVQEEASRSTSDNTSIRKENKSSPSEKPPSGRDRFKIQQESLSHKRNALKLRREGKTDEAEAELELAKALEKQLEEFEQGSTAANVPDSMSQVTDDVVVEDLFDPQLMSALKAIGLQGTIATTSQPHKKTEPHASFDSSNRKQHKGKADLEEQIKAEKLQALNFKRQGKQAEALESLRVAKRLEIKLASLAQHSN; the protein is encoded by the exons ATGTTAGAGAAGATTGGGTTGCCAGCAAAACCCTCAATGcgaggaggaagttgggtggttGATGCATCCCATTGTCAGGGTTGTTCATCGCAGTTCACCTTTATAAACAGAAAG CATCATTGCCGCAGATGTGGAGGCATTTTCTGTAACAACTGCACTCAGCAGAGAATGATTTTACGTGGACAAGGGGATGCACCAGTCCGAATATGCGATCCTTGTAAAAAGATAGAGGAAGCTGCTCGATTTGAATTGAGATATGGAAATAAAAAAAGAACTTCAAAGG tTAATACAAAACAGGCCCTGCATGAGGATGAAATTCTTAGCCAGATCCTTGGAACTGATGGGAAACAACAATCACAACATGAAGTAGACCATGTTGCAAGCCTTGTCCTTGAGAGCGTATCAGGCAGTTCATCCTTCTCTAGTGTTGGAGAAATATCTGCTGCCTCAGGCAAGGAAGCTGATATTCTTCGAACCGCATCCGTTGATGTGCACAACCATAGTACTTTGGATGTGTCGCTAGGTAACCCAGAGGAATTACGTCAAAAAGCAGTTGAAGAGAAGAAAAGGCATAAAATATTgaaggcagaaggaaaatctgaGGAAGCACTTCAGGCTTTTAAACGTGGTAAAGAACTTGAAAGGCAAGCTGGAGCTTTGGAAATTGCACAAAGAAAGAATAGACGAATGGCATCAAGAGCAATACATGCTGTTGGTATCCAAAAAATTGATGGTCATGAAGAGTCTGCTGCGGCACCAAAACTAAGCTCCCGAAGGGGTAGAGATGCAAAGGATGATCTCACTTTGGAACTTAGAGAGTTAGGATGGTCTGATGCAGATGTGCGCGAATCTGATAAGAAATCAGCAAAGCTTAGTCTGGAGGGAGAGCTGTCGAATATTCTAGCAGAAACCATTCAAAGGCCTTCTCAAGGTTCCAAAATAGGTGGTGGTGTAGATAGGTCTGAGGTTATTGCTCTTAAGAAAAAGGCACTGTTATTGAAGAGAGAAGGTAAACTTGCTGAAGCAAAGGAGGAGTTAAAGAAGGCTAAAATACTAGAGAAGCAAATCGAAGAACAAGAACTTTTGGGAGGTGCTGGAGATTCTGATGATGAGCTCTATGCTCTAATCAACAGCATGGATGATGACAAGCAAGAGGAGTTAGAAATCGGACATGCACCAAGAGTTGAGTTCGGACTCAACACTTTTCTGTCAGATGATCTCCCTAATGATGGTAATTTTCAGGTGACTGAGGATGATATGCATGATCCAGAAATGGCAGCCGCCTTAAAATCATTTGGTTGGTCTGAAGAGGAGGAAGAACCACTAGCTGGTCAAGGTGAAAAGTCTGttgcttttgatattcaatcaaTGCAAAACCAAGTGCTTACTCTGAAAAGAGAGGCACTCAACCAAAAACGAGCTGGCAATGTTTCAGAAGCCATGGAGCTTCTAAAGAAAGCTAAACTACTTGAGAAGGATTTGGAGAGTCTTCAACCTAGCTCTGCAAAGCTTTCATCTGAACTTAAACTTGAGAGTGCTAGCCCTCATGTTGACGCAGCTGCAATTCAATCAGTTGAAAAGCAAAATGTTGATGAAACATTAACCTCTCCTTTTAAGCCACCACCGAAAAGTAAGATAATGATTCAGAAAGAACTCTTGGCTTTGAAGAAAGCAGCACTCTCATTGAGAAGGGAAGGTAGAATGGATGAGGCTGATGAGacattaaaaaaaggaaagtttttagaGAAACAATTAGAAGAAATGGAAAGTGCGCCCAAAAAGCTTGTAGAAGAAACTACAAAAGGGAATATTTTTGAACAACAGGAAAATCTTGAAATTGATCCCAGGAGAGCTGTGCATAAGGTGGGAGGCAAGAATATGTTGGACTTCACCCCCCTTCATGAGGGTGATGATAGGAGCTTGGATCTCAGAGAGGAACTATTTGAAAATGACGTAACAGAGCAAGATATGCACGATCCTGCAATGTTGTCCCTTCTGAAGAACTTGGGTTGGAGTGAGGATGATAATTCTGAATCTGCAAGCATGATGAATACAACCACGAAAAACATGTCTAAAACCAATAATGCCCCTCTTGTAAGCCATCCTAAGCCTAAGAGAAGTAAGGCTGATATTCAGAGAGAATTGTTGGCCATAAAAAGAAAATCTTTGGCTTTGAGACGCCAAGGAAAGACTGAGGAGGCTGAGGAAGAACTGGAAAAAGCAAAAGCTTTGGAAAGCCAAATTTCTGAAATGGAAGTTCCAACTAATGCCAACTTCATGACAGTGGATTCAGATGGTTCTGGAGTTCTGATTCCTCAAAAGATCTCTAGCAGAGAGCAGGCTTCTGGTGATGAGCAAATTTCCTTTGGTAGTCTAGTACCATCATCAACATCGAAAAGAATATCAAAGGATGGATCTGTTCAAGTAGTGAATGACTCTGACATTGATTTTGCAGGATCGCAAACTCAGACCTCTATAGAAAAATTAAGTCTGACATTTGATGAAAGTCCTGTTAGAACCCATTTGCATCAGTCGCAACAAACTAAAGACATGCTACAATTGCTTTCCAACAAAGGCGATGAAACCTTGCACTCATTGCTAGGTCATCCAGTGAAAAGCAATGACACAGATGTCAAAGTTTCACCGGTTAAGTCAGATAGTGAGGGTGTTTTCAAAGAGAAAATCAGCAATGAGGAATCGGATTCCATTTTAATTAGTAGCTTCAGATCACAAGAGCAGAAGTTAGCTCATGGTGTTGATGCTCTTAAGGATGAGATTCTTTCACGCAAGAGAAAGGCTGTTGCACTAAAAAGAGAGGGGAAGTTAGTAGAAGCCAGGGAGGAACTTAGACAGGCAAAACTCTTGGAAAAGAACTTGGAAGATAGTCAGCAATCCATTTCAGTCCAAGAGGAAGCTTCAAGATCTACTTCTGACAATACTTCTATCAGGAAGGAGAACAAATCTAGCCCATCAGAGAAACCACCATCTGGCCGTGATCGTTTTAAAATTCAACAGGAGTCCCTTTCTCACAAGCGTAATGCTCTCAAGTTACGCAGAGAGGGAAAGACCGACGAAGCAGAGGCAGAACTTGAATTAGCAAAGGCTCTAGAAAAGCAACTGGAAGAATTTGAGCAAGGTTCAACTGCTGCTAACGTGCCCGACAGCATGTCACAAGTGACGGATGATGTAGTTGTGGAGGATCTATTTGATCCTCAACTTATGTCTGCCCTTAAAGCTATAGGTTTGCAAGGTACAATTGCCACAACCAGCCAACCACATAAGAAAACTGAACCACATGCAAGTTTTGACAGCAGTAACAGGAAACAACACAAAGGGAAAGCTGATCTGGAAGAGCAAATCAAGGCTGAAAAACTCCAAGCACTCAATTTTAAACGACAGGGTAAGCAAGCAGAAGCCCTGGAGTCTCTTCGGGTAGCCAAACGTCTTGAGATAAAACTTGCTTCTTTGGCGCAGCATTCCAACTGA
- the LOC121976615 gene encoding thioredoxin-like protein YLS8, with the protein MSYLLPHLHSGWAVDQAILAEEERLVVIRFGHDWDETCMQMDEVLSSVAETIKNFAVIYLVDITEVPDFNTMYELYDPSTVMFFFRNKHIMIDLGTGNNNKINWAMKDKQEFIDIIETVYRGARKGRGLVIAPKDYSTKYRY; encoded by the exons ATGTCGTACCTTCTGCCGCATCTCCACTCCGGTTGGGCGGTGGATCAGGCGATCCTGGCGGAGGAGGAGCGCCTCGTCGTCATCCGCTTCGGACACGACTGGGACGAGACTTGTATGCAG ATGGATGAAGTTTTGAGTTCTGTTGCAGAGACTATTAAAAACTTTGCGGTGATCTACTTGGTCGATATCACGGAGGTGCCTGACTTCAACACCATGTATGAGCTTTATGATCCTTCAACCGTGATGTTCTTCTTCAGGAACAAACATATCATGATTGATCTTGGTACTGGTAACAACAACAAGATCAATTGGGCAATGAAGGATAAGCAAGAATTCATCGATATCATTGAGACTGTGTATCGAGGAGCGAGGAAGGGCCGCGGGCTGGTGATTGCTCCAAAAGACTACTCCACCAAGTATCGTTACTAA
- the LOC121976616 gene encoding probable prefoldin subunit 5 isoform X2 produces MASRGAKGAGAAGGVLKASDLQKLSLDQLKAVKEQSDLEVNLLEDSLKKISVAAARLEAAASALDDLSLRPKGKKMLVPLTASLYVSGTLDDSEKILVDVGTGYFIEKTMAEGKDYCVRKLSLLKSNHDELSEMAAKKKNVADESGLLLQAKIKQASASA; encoded by the exons ATGGCGAGCCGAGGAGCGAAGGGAGCCGGCGCTGCGGGTGGCGTCCTCAAGGCCTCCGACCTGCAGAAGTTGAGCCTGGATCAGCTCAAAGCCGTCAAGGAGCAGTCGGATCTCGAGGTCAATCTACTCGAAGATAGCCTGAAGAAGATTAGCGTCGCCGCCGCCCGCCTGGAGGCGGCGGCGTCCGCCCTCGATGATCTCTCCCTCCGACCTAAAG GGAAGAAGATGCTGGTACCCCTCACCGCGTCGCTCTATGTTTCCGGAACTCTCGACGATTCTGAGAAGATCCTCGTCGACGTCGGCACTGGATATTTTATCGAG AAGACCATGGCTGAAGGCAAAGATTATTGTGTCCGGAAGCTTTCCTTGTTAAAATCAAACCATGATGAGCTCTCAGAG ATGGCGGCTAAGAAGAAAAATGTAGCTGATGAATCAGGACTACTATTACAAGCCAAAATCAAGCAGGCATCCGCAAGTGCATAA
- the LOC121976616 gene encoding probable prefoldin subunit 5 isoform X1, whose protein sequence is MASRGAKGAGAAGGVLKASDLQKLSLDQLKAVKEQSDLEVNLLEDSLKKISVAAARLEAAASALDDLSLRPKGKKMLVPLTASLYVSGTLDDSEKILVDVGTGYFIEQKTMAEGKDYCVRKLSLLKSNHDELSEMAAKKKNVADESGLLLQAKIKQASASA, encoded by the exons ATGGCGAGCCGAGGAGCGAAGGGAGCCGGCGCTGCGGGTGGCGTCCTCAAGGCCTCCGACCTGCAGAAGTTGAGCCTGGATCAGCTCAAAGCCGTCAAGGAGCAGTCGGATCTCGAGGTCAATCTACTCGAAGATAGCCTGAAGAAGATTAGCGTCGCCGCCGCCCGCCTGGAGGCGGCGGCGTCCGCCCTCGATGATCTCTCCCTCCGACCTAAAG GGAAGAAGATGCTGGTACCCCTCACCGCGTCGCTCTATGTTTCCGGAACTCTCGACGATTCTGAGAAGATCCTCGTCGACGTCGGCACTGGATATTTTATCGAG CAGAAGACCATGGCTGAAGGCAAAGATTATTGTGTCCGGAAGCTTTCCTTGTTAAAATCAAACCATGATGAGCTCTCAGAG ATGGCGGCTAAGAAGAAAAATGTAGCTGATGAATCAGGACTACTATTACAAGCCAAAATCAAGCAGGCATCCGCAAGTGCATAA
- the LOC121977945 gene encoding probable prefoldin subunit 5, protein MASRGAKGAGAAGGVLKASDLQKLSLDQLKAVKEQSDLEVNLLEDSLKKISVAAARLEAAASALDDLSLRPKGKKMLVPLTASLYVSGTLDDSEKILVDVGTGYFIVVLPVLLLFC, encoded by the exons ATGGCGAGCCGAGGAGCGAAGGGAGCCGGCGCTGCGGGTGGCGTCCTCAAGGCCTCCGACCTGCAGAAGTTGAGCCTGGATCAGCTCAAAGCCGTCAAGGAGCAGTCGGATCTCGAGGTCAATCTACTCGAAGATAGCCTGAAGAAGATTAGCGTCGCCGCCGCCCGCCTGGAGGCGGCGGCGTCCGCCCTCGATGATCTCTCCCTCCGACCTAAAG GGAAGAAGATGCTGGTACCCCTCACCGCGTCGCTCTATGTTTCCGGAACTCTCGACGATTCTGAGAAGATCCTCGTCGACGTCGGCACTGGATATTTTATCGTGGTTCTTCCTGTTCTCCTGCTATTCTGCTAA